DNA sequence from the Brachybacterium avium genome:
GCACCGCCGGCTCTGCGGTGCTGGTCGACTTCAGCCCCCTGTCGCCTCCGTACCGCATCACCGCTCTCGGTGATCCCCAGCAGCTGCGCACCGAGTTCGAGGAATCGGAGGCGGGGGAGTACCTCCAGCAGATCTCCACCCGCTATGGCGTCCGCAGGTCGTGGGAGGACGCGGAGGAGCTCACGGTCCCCGCGCGGTCCAGCGGCACCCTGCGGGAGGCCTCGATCCTGGAGGCGGGCGGGGACGCGGCTTCCGAGACGGTCCCTTCCCAGCAGCCGTCGACCACCCCAACGACTGCCGCGACGCGCGGCCCCGAGGAGGACTCCCCGTGATCGCCATCATCGGACTGGTGCTGGGCATCGTGCTGGGCGTCGTCGTCCAGCCGGACGTGCCCGTCGTCCTGCAGCCCTACCTGCCCATCGCCGTGGTCGCCGCGCTGGACACCCTGGCCGGTGGCCTCAGAGCCAGCCTCGACGGTGCCTTCGACTCACACGTCTTCATCACCTCGTTCCTGTTCAACGTGCTGATCGCCGCGTTCCTCGTCTTCCTCGGTGATCAGCTCGGGGTCGGCTCGCAGCTCTCCACCGCGGTCATCGTGGTGCTGGGCATCCGCATCTTCTCCAATGCCGCCGCGATCCGGCGTCTTCTGTTCCGCTCATGAGCGACGGCACCCGCACGCCGACGACCACGCACCAGCAGAGGCTGGTGTGGCGGCGCCTGGGCGACACCCTGCGCCCGCAGGCGTCCCTCGCCCAGGTGATCGTGGGTCTGCTGTGCCTGCTGCTGGGCCTGTCGATCGCCGCTCAGGTGCGCGAGAGCGAGGATTCCCTCGAGGGCGCCAGCCAGCAGGAGCTGGTGCGGCTGCTGGACGAGTCCGGTCGGCACACCGCCGATCTCGAGGTCGAGAATGCGGAGCTCGAACGCACGCTGGAGACGCTGCGATCCGGCCAGGAGGACGACGTCGCGGCCCAGAACGCCGCCGAGGAGCGTCTGGCGGACCTCGAGATCCTCGCCGGGACCGTGCCGGCCCACGGCCGCGGCATCGTCATCTCGATCGCCGATCCCGCTCAGGGCGTGCGCGCCTCGACTCTGCTGGGCGTGGTCCAGGAGCTGCGCAACGCGGGGGCGGAGGTGATCCAGATCGGCGACGTGCGGGTGGTCGCCTCGACCTCCATCACCACGGGTGCCGACGGTCGGCTGCAGGTGGACGGGACCGCTGTCGATGCGCCCTATGTGGTGCGGGCGATCGGGGACCCCTCGGTGATGGAGCCCGCGCTGCAGATCCCCGGCGGGGCCGCCGACTCGGTCGCCGGCGACGGCGGGAGCCTCGCGGCGAACGCCGATGACGACGTGCGGATCGAGGCCACGGTGGAGCTCAGCACCCCGGAGCATTCTCGGGTGGTCAAATGATCGTCAATTCTTGTCCCCACGTGGCTCGGAAGTCCCCGCCGACCGCCTCGGGCATGCGAAGATGACGGTGCCGAATCCTCTGCGCTCATCGCACAGGATCCGCAGCAGGCCAGGAAGGGGTGCGCGGTGTCAGGGAACACCGAGTGGAACGACGAGAATCTCGACCACACGTCGAAGTTGAGCGCGATCTCGCCCAACGATCCCGTGGACGATGCCGAGCCCGGTCTCTCGTCGCAGGATCGCCGGGCGATCGAGAACCTGCCCCCGCGCAGCGCGCTGCTCATAGTGCGGAAGGGCCCGAACCTCGGGGCGCGCTTCCTGCTCGACTCCGAGACCACCGTCGCGGGCCGTCACCCCAAGTGCGAGATCTTCCTCGACGATGTGACGGTCTCGCGCAAGCACGCGGCCTTCGTCCGTGACGGGGAGGGATTCCTGGTGAGAGATCTGGGATCACTCAACGGCACCTATGTCGGCAAGGACCGCGTGGACGAAGCACGCCTGCAATCCGGTCAGGACGTGCAGATCGGGAAGTATCGGCTGACCTACTACGCGTTCAACGGGACGGTCTGACTCGATGCCGGCTTCTGCCTCGCGCAGGCTGAGCTCGTCCACAGCCTCTCGGCTCAGCATCGGCCAGGTGCTCGAGATCCTGCGCGACGAGTTCCCGGAGCTCGCGCATTCCAAGCTCCACTATCTCGAGTCCGAGGGTCTGATCGCGCCCGAGCGCACCGCAGCGGGGTACCGCAAGTACTGTCGCGAGGACGTGGACCGGCTCCGCTTCGTGCTGCGGGCCCAGCGTGATCGGTTCTGGCCGCTCAAGGTCATCAAGGAGCATCTGCTCGAGCACGGGGTCGACTCCGAGGTCACCTCCATCGCCTCCCGGCCCGGCCCCACCTCGACCCTGCAGGCGGTCCGGCTGGACCGGCGGGGCCTGGCCCGCGAGGCCGGCGTCGAGGAGGAGTTCCTCGTCGAGCTGGAGCAGTTCGGGATGCTGTCGGAAGGGCCGCTGTTCTACGGTGCCACCGAGCTCGAGATCGTCACCGCCGCCCGGGATCTGGCGGACGAGGGCCTGCACCCCCGGCACCTGGTGATGCTCCGCACGGCCGCTGAGCGGGAAGCGCACATGATCCGCTCCGTGGCGCGTCCCCGTTCCCGTTCCGGTGACTCCGCTGCACGCGGCGAGGCCGAGGATTTCGCACGTGACCTGGGGGAGTCGATGATCGCCCTGCACGGGGCGGTGCTGAGGACCAAGCTCCGGGAGAGCTGAGGCCCGCCGGGCCGTCACCTGTCCGTGACCTTCAGGCGGCGCGTTGCTGTCGGTCGGCGGACTCTTCGCGCTACCCTGGTCAGGTGCTCTCATCCTTCCCCCTCGGAGAGCCGGAACCCGGAGGTAGCTGTGAACGCCACGCCAGGCGATGATCGCACTGAACAGTCCACCATCCCCGCAGAGCCTGCCCAGGGCGTGCTCTTCGACGATGTGGTGGACACCCCGGGTGAACTCGGTTACCGGGGCCCGGCCGCCTGCAAGGCCGCCGGGATCACGTACCGCCAGCTCGACTACTGGGCACGCACCGGCCTCGTCGAGCCCGGGGTGCGTGCCGCACACGGCTCCGGCAGCCAGCGCCTCTACGGCTTCCGCGACATCCTGGTGCTGAAGGTCGTCAAGCGACTGCTCGACACCGGTGTCTCCCTCCAGCAGATCCGTGTCGCCGTCAGCGCTCTGCGCGAGCGCGGCATCGACGACCTGGCCGGCATCACCCTGATGAGCGATGGTGCCTCGGTGTACGAGTGCACCTCCGCCGAGGATGTCTTCGACCTGGTCCAGGGCGGGCAGGGCGTGTTCGGCATCGCCGTGGGAAGGGTCTGGCGCGAGGTCGAGAACGATCTCTCCGTGCTGCCCGGCGTCAATCCGGCCGACGATGCGGCTCTCGCGCT
Encoded proteins:
- a CDS encoding DUF881 domain-containing protein, giving the protein MSDGTRTPTTTHQQRLVWRRLGDTLRPQASLAQVIVGLLCLLLGLSIAAQVRESEDSLEGASQQELVRLLDESGRHTADLEVENAELERTLETLRSGQEDDVAAQNAAEERLADLEILAGTVPAHGRGIVISIADPAQGVRASTLLGVVQELRNAGAEVIQIGDVRVVASTSITTGADGRLQVDGTAVDAPYVVRAIGDPSVMEPALQIPGGAADSVAGDGGSLAANADDDVRIEATVELSTPEHSRVVK
- a CDS encoding small basic family protein, whose translation is MIAIIGLVLGIVLGVVVQPDVPVVLQPYLPIAVVAALDTLAGGLRASLDGAFDSHVFITSFLFNVLIAAFLVFLGDQLGVGSQLSTAVIVVLGIRIFSNAAAIRRLLFRS
- a CDS encoding FHA domain-containing protein, producing the protein MSGNTEWNDENLDHTSKLSAISPNDPVDDAEPGLSSQDRRAIENLPPRSALLIVRKGPNLGARFLLDSETTVAGRHPKCEIFLDDVTVSRKHAAFVRDGEGFLVRDLGSLNGTYVGKDRVDEARLQSGQDVQIGKYRLTYYAFNGTV
- a CDS encoding MerR family transcriptional regulator, with protein sequence MLEILRDEFPELAHSKLHYLESEGLIAPERTAAGYRKYCREDVDRLRFVLRAQRDRFWPLKVIKEHLLEHGVDSEVTSIASRPGPTSTLQAVRLDRRGLAREAGVEEEFLVELEQFGMLSEGPLFYGATELEIVTAARDLADEGLHPRHLVMLRTAAEREAHMIRSVARPRSRSGDSAARGEAEDFARDLGESMIALHGAVLRTKLRES
- a CDS encoding MerR family transcriptional regulator; its protein translation is MNATPGDDRTEQSTIPAEPAQGVLFDDVVDTPGELGYRGPAACKAAGITYRQLDYWARTGLVEPGVRAAHGSGSQRLYGFRDILVLKVVKRLLDTGVSLQQIRVAVSALRERGIDDLAGITLMSDGASVYECTSAEDVFDLVQGGQGVFGIAVGRVWREVENDLSVLPGVNPADDAALALQDELAARRRSRQAG